TCACGCTGGGCAGCGAGCTGCTTTTCACCGGACTCGATGATTCGTGCGCTCTCGTCATTGGCCTTGGTCGTAGCGTCTGCAATGATGCGCTGGCCCTGTGCACGGGCTTCGTCGCGAATCTTTGCTGCTTCAGTACGGGCCTCTGCGAGCTGACTGTTGTACTTTTCCAGAGCGGCCTTCGCCTCGGCCTGTGCAGCCTCAGCGCGCTCAATGCCGCCCTCAATCCGGTCCTCCCGCTCGGTCAGGACCTCCTGGAACTTCGGAAGAACGAGCTTCCAGAAGAGAACCAGGATAACTACCAGCGGGACAACGGACCAGACGATGTCATAGGTCTTTGGCAGCAACGGGTCAACGGACTCTCCCATCGGGAGGTCACCCGCCGCTAGCAAAAAGGTGAAATCTGTCATGGTTTACGTGTTCTCCGCTTGAAGGTCCGGACTTAGAAAACGAAGCCTGCGACCAGGCCGATCAGGGCGAGAGCCTCAGTGAAGGCGATACCCAGGAACATGGTGGTACGCAGCTGGCCGGCCATCTCAGGCTGGCGTGCCATACCCTCAACGGTCTTGCCGGCGACGATACCGATACCGAGGCCCGGGCCCAGGGTGGACAGACCGTAACCGATGGTCTTCAGGCCAGCGTTGGTGTCGACAGCCTGGACAGCGTCCTGGGCGGAGAGGATGACGTCGTTCATTATGAACCGTTCCCTTTCTTAAAGGATGGCCCCGGATTAAAGATTGTTCTAAGTAGGCCCGGGGCTTTGTGGGTCAAGTGGGTCTTGCTATTAAATTGGCGAGGCCTTGTTGCCGAATGTGCGGCCTCATTAGTTATGGGTTAGTGCTCGTCTGCGTGCAGCGACAGTTCGATGTAGACGGCGCTCAGCAGGGCAAAGATGTATGCCTGCAGGAAAATCACCAGCATCTCGAACAGCGTGAATGCTACCGCAGCGACAAGGGTCAACCCGGACAGGGCGGTCCAACCATTCAGCTGCCAGAAGAAGAAGTTCGTGGCACCGAAAAGCAGGACTAGAACCATGTGGCCCGCCAGCATGTTGGCCATCAGACGGATGGTCAGCGTAACTGGGCGGAGAACGAAGTTGGAGAAAATCTCGATCGGCACCACGATGAGGTGGAGTACCGGTGGCAAGTTCGGAATAACAACTGCCGACTTCACAAACTTGAAGAAGCCCATCTTCTTCGAGCCTGCGTAAATGAAGGCAACGTATGCGAACAGGGCCAGAACCAGTGGCATACCGATTCGGGCGTTCGGCGAAATATTGAGGCCAGGAATAATAGCCGCAATATTCATCGAGATAACAAGGAAGAAGATGGTGGCCAGAACCGGAAGGAAACGACGCCCCTCCTTCTTACCCAGAATCTCCTCCGCGATGTGGATGCGGACGAAGTCCAGCATCAACTCCGCAACGTTCTGCAGACCAGTCGGCACGAGCTTCGGACGACGCATTGCGACGACGAAGAACACGGCGACGATCACGGCCATCAAAAGACGAACAATCATCAGACGATCCATGGCGTACCAGTCGCCACTGCCACCTAAGATGAAGTCGCCAAATTGTTCACCCGGGAAATACTCCTCCTGCAAGTTGGGTGAGTGAAACTCACCCCGCATCTCGGCAAGTGTTGTAACGCTCAGCGTTCTCTCCCGTGATTGGGCCGCTAGAACTATTGTCAAGCGGTGCGAAGGACGTCATTTAACGTGTCGCGCCGCGGATTCCATTCGCTCATCAGCACGGCGCTCACGGGGACCGTACCTGTGGAAATGATAGTTATTTCGATACAGGCCGTCTTACCCGAAACTCAGGATAACAGTTCTGACTCATTTTCCCCACCCGGTACACCCCCGTGTTTCCGACCCCGAAACCAACAAAGAGGCCGACACCCTCTGTGGGTTTCGGCCTCTATTTGTGGCATCTTCTGCACAAACTCGGCAATCTGCTTATTACCTGCGGTTTTAGAAGCGCATTACAGCCTCTCAGCAGGTCAACAAGTTATTAACGAGCTATTCGTCCTTCATTGGTTGCACATAAGTGAGGTTAGATTGCGACATTCCCCACACTTCTGCGCCAAGCGTCACCATCAGCGTAAGTACAACAGTGACGAAGAAAGTCATGTTGTCATAAAACTCAAGATTTCTAATAACGACCAAGACGCCAATTAGCACCACAATCTTCAACAGCCAGCCCCCCAGCACAACAGCGAGCGTGACAGACGGGGAAGTTCGAGCAGTAAAGAGGATGCCTAGAACGGTAAGCAATACGAAGGTTCCGCTAATGCCCGCGCCAAGGAGTACGCCCCACACGCCGGGCATACCGTTTTTTCCACCCCAGACCAGCAGCGAAAGCACGGTAATCACAGCGAGCGCAATTGCGCCCGAGCGAGCAGCAGCCAGCAGCGGTCGCCGCGAATCGTCGTATTTAGACTCGGGCTCCGGAGTTGTTTTTTCAGTCACGGTCGAAGATTGTACCTTCTGCGTCCACGTCGACGTCCCATAACCTGCCGGCCCCCACTTCCCCGTCTTGGACGCGCTCCGCTTGAACGGTCGTCGGCAAGCGCATTGCGACGGCGGAGGGTGAAGATAACCGCAACAATGAGCAGGAACCCAAAGGTGAGAGCAACGAATTCGAAGGGGAAAACGGTGGTGGCAACGGCGGCGTACGCGACGACCGACACCCATAGGTAGAGCACCAATACCACGCGGCGGTGACTGTGTCCCATCGACAGTAGTCGGTGGTGAATATGCATTTTGTCCGGCGAGAAGGGTGACTTGCCCTGGCTAACGCGGCGAACAACAGCCAGCAGCAAGTCGAGCATTGGCACACTAATTGCGGCGATGACGACCACAATCGGTGAGATCAGGGCGATGACGTCGGCAGTGCCGTACATGGAGGGCGCGATGCGTCCCGACGCCGACACCGATGCCGCTGCGAGAAGCAGGCCAATCATCATGGCGCCGGAATCACCCATAAAAATGCGTGCCGGCTCGAAGTTGTGCGGCAAGAAGCCCAGGCAAGCGCCAAGGAGACACGCGGAAATCATCGCGGGTGGATAGGCAGAGACGGTGCCGCCTTGGTCGTGGAGCATGACCATCGAATAGACAAGGATTGCCGCCGCGGCAATCATACCGAGTCCCGCCGCGAGACCATCGATGCCGTCTACAAAGTTGAAGGCGTTAATCAGCGCCACAGTAAAGAGAACAGTCAAGACTGTGGACATGATTGGGTCGAGAATAAGCGTGGCACCACCACTAAATGGGATATAGAGCAAATACCAGTTGACACCCATAAATGACATCAAAAGTGCCGCCGCAACCTGCCCTATAAGTTTAGTGATGGCATCTAGGTCAAAGAGATCATCCCAAATACCGACAATCAGCAATAGCGACGCAGCCGCCACAACTGCCCTCATATCTGGAGTCATGGGCGGAAAACCACGGGTGAGAGCCGGCATCACCGAGGCAAGGGCGATAGCTGCGACCACCCCGGAGTACATCGCCACGCCTCCGAGCCTGGGCTTCGGAATATCGTGGACATCGCGCGTGCGGGGCGCATCCAACCAGCCCGAGCGAACCAGCACATAACGCACTACTCCAGTGAGCAAATAACTGACAGCAGCGGAAACTAAAACGAGCATGGCGAGCTCTCGGATGGGCACACCTGCCCCACCCGACTGGGCTGCCAATAAGCTCATGTCCGCCACTAGGTACTACTCACCCACACAATCGCTGCAGATACTAAACAGGAAAGACTTTAGGTAGCCAAGATTACTGCCCCAGCAGTCGCTCGGGTGTCGTACTCAAAACCTCGGCAACCGCCGCAGCCGACACAGCGCCTTCGCGCAGAATCCTCGGCACCGGAGTCGAGATATCGACAATCGTCGATGGGGTCCCAATCGTGGCTTCGCCGCCGTCGACGTAGACAGCCGCTTCCCCACCGAGCATCTGCTTGGCACGCACGGCATTGGTGGCCGGTGCCTGGCCGGAGATGTTCGCGCTGGATACCGCCATCGGACCGGTTCGGCGCAGAATCTCGATGGCGATTGGGTGCAGCGGCATGCGCAGCATGACCGTACCCGCGGTATCACCAAGGTTCCACGGCAAGCTCGGCGCCTGGTTCACAACCAGCGAAAGGCCACCCGGCCAGAAAGCCTCCACCAGCGTGCGAGCAGCTGGTGAGTATTCGCGGACGAGCCCCTCAATCGTGCTCCAGGAACCCACCAGCACCGGCACCGGCATATCTGGGCCGCGGTGTTTAGCACGCAGCAAGGAGGCAACGGCCTGGTTATCAAAGGCATCGCAGCCAAGGCCGTAGACGGTATCGGTAGGCATTACGACCAGCCGTCCTGCCTTCACAGCATCTACTGCTGCTGCAATTGCGCGTTCGCGGTTTTCATCTGTGCTGCAGTCCATAATCCTGCTCATCAGATTTTTGCTCCTGCTTCAAAGTTTGCTTTTAAGATCAATTCTTGCGTCCCACCGTAAAACGATCACGGCCTGCAAAGTCACGGCGGACCTCTACATCAGCGTAATCCCAGGTTTCCTTCAGCAGTGAACTGACATCACTGCCCGAAGAGTCATCGTGCTCAATGCCGATGACTCCACCCGGCCGCACCAGCGCATCCACTAGGTTAATCATAGGTCGAATGACATCTAGCCCATCATCGCCGCCAAAGACCGCAGAGTGCGGATCAGCTCTCACCTCGGGGTCAACCTCCGTGTCTTCGGGCACATATGGAGGGTTGGACACAACAATGTCGGTCTCGCCTACCCAATCTGCGAGCTCACCGCCATCATCAATCAGCTGAACATCCGTGACATCGCCAGAAACTAGGTGCACACGCCCATTGCCATACGTCTCGATGTTCTTCGCAGCCCACGCCCGTGCCCGCTCAGAGAGCTCTACAGCCACCACGTCCGCTTCGGGTACGGCGTCGGCAATCGCCAACGCCAGCGCCCCAGATCCGGTACACAGGTCAACGATTTTCGGCTTGACGACGCCACTTGCGACCAGTTCACGGGCTCGATCGATTGCCCACTGCGCAAGCAGTTCCGTCTCTGGCCGGGGCACAAAAACACCGGGCCCAACCTGTAGTTCCAGGCTCATCATCGGCGCTGTACCGATGATGTGCTGCAGTGGCTCACGAGCCACTCTGCGGGCCAGCATCTCTGCCAAATGCTTGCGACCGGCCTCATCGGTGTACGGTTCGTCTCCACGGAAGATAATGTCTGCCGGTCCCGCATTGACTGCGGCTGCAAATAGCGCCCGTGCGTCGGCATCCGGAGAAGCCAGCGCCGCGTCGTTAAGCGTGCGACGCGCATAGCGAAACAGCTCGCCGAGAGTACGGACGGAATCCGGTAACGTCGGCGAGCTATTTTCTGCGGGCGTGGGACTACTCGGCTTCAAGACGCTCAGCGCGCTCCGCGTCGTGGAGGGCCTTGAGCAGGTCATCCATGTCGCCGCCCAGCACCGAGTCCAGGTTATGAGCCTTGTAACCGATGCGGTGATCGGACACGCGGTTCTCCGGGAAGTTATAAGTGCGGATGCGCTCGGAGCGATCCATGTTGCGCACCTGAGACTTACGCTGGTCAGAGGCGGCCTCGGCGATCTCCTCCTCCTTCATCTGCTGCAGTCGAGCAGCAAGGACCTGCATAGCGCGGGCCTTGTTCTGAATCTGAGAGCGTTCCTTCTGACAGGTAACAACCAAACCAGTCGGCAGGTGCGTCAGACGAACCGCGGAGTCCGTGGTGTTAACACCCTGACCGCCCTTACCGGAGGAGCGGTAGACGTCGACACGCAGATCCTTCTCATCAATCTGGATGTCTTCGACCTCGTCGGGCTCCGGGTAAACCAGAACACCAGCGGCGGACGTCTGAATACGGCCCTGCGATTCGGTGACCGGAACGCGCTGCACGCGGTGGACGCCACCTTCAAACTTGAACACGCTCCACGCACCGTCGCGGGACGGAGTCTTAGCTCGGACGGACATAGTCATGTCCTTCACACCGCCGAGATCAGACTCGGACAGGCCGAGGATCTCGGTGGTAAAGCCGTGCTTTTCGGCATAGCGCTGGTACATGCGAGCGAGCTCACCTGCGAAGAGCGCTGCCTCCTCACCGCCGGCACCGGACTTGAGCTCCATCACGATGTCATCGCTGTCGTGCGGATCGCGCGGAGCCAGCAGGTCAGCGAGCTTCTCCTCGAGCTCCTCTGCCTCGGCAGCGAGACGCTCAGCCTCAGCTGCAAACTCGGAGTCCTCGTAAGCCATCTCGCGCGCTGCCTCCAGGTCATCCTGGACTTCAGTCAGCTTCTTGTGAGTCTGAATGACCGGCTGCAACTCATTGAAGCGCTTGCCGACCTTACGGGCAGCCTTCGGGTCGTTGTGCAGTTCGGGGTCAGCCAGCTGAGCCTCGAGCCCGTGATACTCGGAGAGGATGTCGTCAACTGCGGAAACCTGATTAGCCATTGAATATTCCTTCAGATTGTGATGGGTGAAATGCTGGTTGGTGCTGTGGTTTCGGACGGGGTGGCGCTGTCGCACCGCTGGCACTGTGGCACCGCCCCTTGTGGCTAACCCCAGCTAAAGCATGTCATCCACATCAACGTCGGCGGCCATTGGCGCAGAAGAAGCCACCTGCATCAGGAATTCCTTGTTATTTCGGGTCTTCTTCAGCTGCTTAATCAGCAGGTCGATAGCAGCCTGCGACTCCAGCGCGGAGAGGATGCGACGCAGCTTGTGCATAATGCGCGCCTCCTCGGTGCTGAGCAGCAGCTCATCCTTACGAGTACCCGACGGGTTGACATCCACTGCCGGGAACACGCGGCGCTCGGAGATTTTACGGTCGAGCTTCAGCTCAGCGTTACCGGTGCCCTTGAACTCCTCGAAGATAACGGTGTCACCTGCGGAACCGGTCTCTACCATCGCGGTGGCGATGATGGTGAGGCTGCCACCTTCTTCGATGTTTCGAGCAGCACCCAAGAAGCGCTTCGGTGGGTACAGAGCGTTGGAGTCCACACCACCGGAGAGGATTCGTCCCGATGCCGGCGAAGAGTTGTTGTACGCACGTCCAAGGCGGGTAATGGAGTCCAGCAGTACGACGACGTCCTGCTCCTGTTCCACCAGACGCTTTGCGCGCTCGATAGCCAACTCGGCCACTGCTGTGTGATCTGACGGCGGGCGATCGAAGGTGGAGGCAATGACCTCGCCACGGACACTACGCTGCATGTCGGTGACTTCCTCCGGGCGCTCGTCGACAAGCACGACCATCATGTAGCACTCGGGATTGTTCGTCGCGATAGCGTTCGCGATGTTCTGCAGGATCGTGGTCTTACCAGCCTTTGGCGGCGAAACGATGAGCGCACGCTGCCCCTTACCAATCGGCATAATCAGGTCGATGACGCGAGTGGTGAGGATCTTCTGCTCGGTCTCCAGACGCAGACGACGGTTCGGGTACAGCGGAGTGAGCTTAGCGAAGTTCGGGCGCTGCTTTGCCTGCTCCAGATCGAGGCCGTTTATGGTTTCGACCTTGACCAGCGGGTTGTACTTGCGACGATTACGGCCGTTGCCATGAGTGACCTGGCCTGAGCCATTCTCGCGCGGCATGCGGACCTGCCCCGTGACGGCATCGCCCTTGCGCAGGCCGTACTTACGAACCATTTGCGCGGACACCAGCACATCGTTAGAGCCCGGCAGGTAGCCGGACGTGCGCACGAATGCGGTCTTGTTATCTAGCACATCGACGATGCCAGCCACCGGCTGAAGAACGTCATCCTCACGGATCTCGTCCTGACCACCGTGTCCCCCACCGTTGTTATCGCGTCCGCGACGGTCGCGGCGATTGCGACGGTTGCGGCGGTTACGGTTGCCACGACCTTCATCGTCATGGTTGTTGCGATCGTTATTTCGATTGTTGTTGCGGCCACGACGGTTGTTGCGGTTGCCACGACCGTCATCGTCGTTGTCTCGATCGTGGTTGTTGCGATCGTTGCGGTTATTGCGGTCGTTGCGATCACCGCGTTCATTACGATCATTGCGGTTGTCCTTACGATCACCGCGATCACCGCGATCATTACGATTGTCGTTACGCTCACCGCGGTCGTTGCCGTTATCGGAATCGTCGCGGCTATCGTTACTGCGATCGTCCTGATTCTCCTGGTCGCGCTGACGAGCACGGTTACGACGATTTCGACGCTGCTGAGAGCGGGACATCTCCTCGCGACCATCCGCGTTGGCGTCGTCACGCTTGTCGTTGCCCTTGTCGCTCTTGTCGGCGCTCTTGCTGGAATCCCTGTCCGCGCTTTCCGACGGCGATTCCTTGGCATCCTTCACCTTGGAACCGGTATCCGCAGCCCCAGCCGCAGCCTTCTTCGCGCGGGATTTCCGAGCAGGCGCGGAACCAGCAGCCGGGGCACCATTCTTGATGGCCTCAATCAGCTCATGCTTGCGCATGGCGGAGATGCCGCGAATGCCCTTGCTGGAAGCGATTTCACGCAGTTCTGCCATTCGGAGGGCCGCAAGATTCTCTGGGCCGCCTGCCGTGGCAGTGGTGTCCGTATCGGTCACGGATGTCCTTTCATCGACCTTCCCTGCAGTCACTCTCTACAGGGGCTATGTCATTGACACTTTTTCGTTCTTACTGCCCGCCACCGCGTGTGCTCCGTCGTCGAACCTTTACCACGGGCGGAAAAATATCCGCAGCTGGCGGGAAATTATCGAAAAAGCCAGGCAAAAGGCCTCGACGTTGAAACTAAACCGAGGCATCTTGCCTACATTATTTCCGCATCTCAAACCCGAGCGTCCAGGTCGAAGATAGTTAGGAAATTTTAGGTCCACAGCACCGCAAGACTATGTAGTCGCACTACTGATTTATGTGTTTTCAATGTCACGTTGCGCCATCGCGTTGTGTGAGCAACAGCGAAGGTCAACGGCATGCGGAGTACATGAAGAAGTACGTATCTAACCGCGTATTGAAAACGACCTATTGCCCAAGGATAGTCACCAAATAGTCAGGTAGCAACACTAGTTCTCACCTGCGTTTCGCTAGGTCGCGCGGCTGCGAGTCGGTACTGTAGAGCTTATGCGCAGTACGATGCCTCATATTCCTCTCAATATCGCTCAGATTGTGGAATACGGTCGCACCATTCACGGTCGGACTCCGGTGACCTCCTGGAACAGTGACGGACCCGAGACCACCACTTTTGCCGCCATCGCCGCGCGCGCAAGTGCGCTGGCACATGCACTTCGAGATGAGCTCGGTATCGACGGCGACCAACGCATCGCTACCCTGATGTACAACTGCGCAGAACACTTCGAGGTCTTCCTCGGCGTTGCCTCTATGGGCGCAGTATTCCAGCCGCTGAACAAGCAGCTCATGCCGGATCAGATTGTGCACATTATCAATCACGCCGATGACCAGGTCATTATCGCGGACCAGACCGAGATTGAACTGCTCGCCGAAGTTCTTCCGCACTGCCCGTGCGTCCGCGCTGTCATCATTATCGGTATCGGAGATCTGTCCGACGTGGCCGAGCACCTGCCAGATGGCATCCCGTGGTACTCCTACGAATCACTCATCGACGGACGCCCTAGCCGCTTCGACTGGCCTGAGCTCGACGAAAACTCCGGCGCAGCCATGTGCTACTCGACGGGTACCGAGGGCGCACCTAAAGGTGTCGTCTACAGCCACCGCTCGCTGTACTTGCACAGCCTGAATATGCGCACCACTGACTCCTTTTCAATTTCGCACGGAAACCCGTGGCTGTGCTGTGTGCCCATTTATCACGTCCTGTCCTGGGGCGTGCCGCTGGCCTCCTTCATGTGCGGGGCATCGCTGATTTTCCCCGGCGCGGACCTCTCCGCGCCACGTCTGGCAGAAATCATCGAATCCTCAATGCCACGCGTAGCTCAGGGTGTGCCGACGCTGTGGATTAACCTCATGGCGCACTACCTCAGCAATCCTCCGAAGCGCATGAGTCTGCAGGAGATTTTCTCGGGCGGGTCCCCTGTTCCACCTGCGCTGATTCGACTATGGGAAGAGCGTTACGGTGTCGACGTCATCCACTTCTGGGGCATGACCGAGACTTCGCCTATCGGTACCGTGGCACGCCCTCCGTACGGAGCCTCCGGTGAGGCCCGCGAACGCTACCGTGTCAGCCAAGGGCGTTTCCCGGACATCATGCAGTTCCGCATTGTTGATGACAACGACCGCGTGCTCGACCTGCATGACCGCAACCAGGGGGAGCTGCAGGTGCGCGGCAACACGGTCACCGGAGGCTACTACAGCTCTCCGGAGGCTCAAGCTGGAGGCACCGCTCACTTCTTCCGCGGTGCGGAGGTCGACGAGGCTAGCGAACAGTTCACCGAGGACGGCTGGCTACGCACTGGCGATGTCGGCTCGATTACTCACGACGGCTACCTGACTATTCATGACCGTGCTCGCGATGTCATTCGCTCTGGTGGCGAGTGGATCTACTCTGCCCAGCTGGAGAACTTCGTAATGGAAAGCCCACAGGTACTCGAGTGCGCGATTATCGGCATGCCAGATAAAAAGTGGGGTGAGCGCCCGCTGGCAATTACGGTGCTGATGCCGGAAGTTGAACCGAGCAAAGAGACCGCGGAAATGCTCCGCGATGAGCTGCGGCCAAAGCTGCCGAAGTGGATGCTGCCGGAATACTGGGCCTTCGTGGACTCAATCGATAAGACCTCAGTGGGCAAGTTCGACAAGAAAGACCTGCGCTCGCACTTGAGCGCAGGCCAGTACAGCATCGTGAAACTGAAAGGGCCGGGCGAAAAGTAGGTGGTAGGCTAAGCCACCGGCTCGGCAGCTGTCCGCAGTAACGGCTTAGCCGTCGACCACGACCTTAACCGGCTCGCCGATTCCCAGCTCCATGACCTTGATGCCAGCCTCGCGGGCATCGTCCAAGATCTTCTCATCCACTGCAGTAGTTCCCAGAACCATACAGGTCGGGCCAGCGCCCGAGAGGAATGCCGCGTAGCCACGGTTGCGCAGGCGGTTGACCCACTCTGCGGTCACCGGCAGCACGTCGGAGCGGTACGGCTGGTGCAGGCGATCTCGCGTTCCCTCCCACAGCAGTTCCGGGTGGGACTGCAGCGCTGCGGTCATAACCGCAGTACGGGAGACATTGAAACGAGCGTCGACATGCGAAACATCGCTCGGCAGCACCTGACGGACCGCATTCGTGGAGGCGTGAAATGCCGGTACGAGTGCAGTCGCCTGAATGGATTTATGCACCGGAATGCTCACTGCTCGGTACTGAGGTGCAGTGCGACCATCGACAGGCTTGTCAGTCCAGCTGACCACTGCTCCGCCGAGGACGGATGCGCCAGCGTTATCCGGGTGGCCCTCGAAGATCGAGGATTCCTGGATTACCTGGTCGTCGGTAAGCGGGAAGCCGGCCAGACCGTTAGCTGCAGCGACACCAGCGACGGCGGCTGCTGCGGAAGAGCCCAGGCCGCGCGACTGCGGAATGGTGTTATGGCAAATAACCTTCAGCCCCGGTGCCTCGACACCTGCGGCGCGAAGGCCCGCGCGAATCGCGCGCACTACCAGATTAGACTCGTTGCGCGGCAGGTCGACTTCGCCCTCACCGTGAATCTCAACGACGACACCCGATTCGATGACCTCGACCTCGACAATGTCGTAGAGCGCGACGGCCAACCCCAGGGTGTCGAAGCCCGGGCCCAAGTTCGCTGACGAACCTGCAACCGTGACAGTGACCTTCTGCCCCGGGAAAAGCTCCTGTGCCATTTAGATATCCATTCCTTCGATACGAATGACGTTGTTGACGGCCAGAACCGCGTCGTTGGCGCGCAATTCGTCGACCGTTGCTTCCAAATCCTTCTCCAGCGCCTTGTGAGTCACGATGACCAGGCGAGCACCGTTGGCGCCCTCTTCCTGGCGGACGGTGCGCAGGGAGATGTTGTGATCAGAGAAGGTGCGAGCGACATCGGCAAGTACTCCGACTCGATCGTCGACGTGCAGGTCGATGTGGTAGCGGGTGCGAACGTCACCGAAGTCGAGAATCGGCAGGTTAGCGTAGGTGGAATCCCCCGGTGCGCGACCACCGTGGACAATGTTGCGAGCGGCGGCAACAAGGTCACCGAGCACTGCGGAGGCTGTCGGGTTACCACCGGCGCCGTTGCCGTAGAACATCAGGCGACCAGCGGCCTCGGCCTCAATGAATACAGCGTTGAAAGACTCACGCACAGTTGCCAGCGGGTGACGACGTGGAATCAGCGCTGGGTACACGCGGGCGGAAATGGACTCCTTGCCATTCTCGTCCGTGACCCGCTCACAGGTAGCCAGCAGCTTAATGGTGCAGTCTGCGCTCTTGGCGGCTGCGATGTCATCAGCGGTGATCTCGGTAATGCCCTCGCAGTGAACGTCATCAGCAGTCACGCGGGTGTGGAATGCCAGGCTGGCCAGAATAGCTGCCTTGGAAGCGGCATCGTGGCCCTCGACGTCTGCAGTCGGGTCGGCCTCGGCATAACCCAGGCGGGTGGCCTCTGCCAGCATCTCGTCGTAGTCCGCACCGGTGGAGTCCATCGCATCAAGGATGAAGTTAGTGGTGCCGTTGACAATGCCCATGACCGTATTGACAGTGTCACCGGCCAGCGAACGGCGCAGCGGCCCGACGACCGGAATAGCTGCAGCCACAGCAGCCTCAAAGAAAAGGTCGACGCCTGAGGAATCGGCAGCCTCAGAGAGCTCCTCACCGTGAGCTGCGACAAGTGCCTTATTGGCCGTCACGACCGACTTGCCCGCACGCAGTGCCTCCAGCACAACGCGACGTGGGTAATCAATGCCACCGATGACCTCGACTACCAGGTCAACGCCATCGCGCTGGACCAGCGAAAAAGCATCGTCGGTAAGAAGATCCTGATCCACATTCGGACGCGGCTTGGTCTTGTCGCTCACAGCAATACCAACGACCTCGACCGGGCCGCCG
The nucleotide sequence above comes from Corynebacterium amycolatum. Encoded proteins:
- the prfA gene encoding peptide chain release factor 1; amino-acid sequence: MANQVSAVDDILSEYHGLEAQLADPELHNDPKAARKVGKRFNELQPVIQTHKKLTEVQDDLEAAREMAYEDSEFAAEAERLAAEAEELEEKLADLLAPRDPHDSDDIVMELKSGAGGEEAALFAGELARMYQRYAEKHGFTTEILGLSESDLGGVKDMTMSVRAKTPSRDGAWSVFKFEGGVHRVQRVPVTESQGRIQTSAAGVLVYPEPDEVEDIQIDEKDLRVDVYRSSGKGGQGVNTTDSAVRLTHLPTGLVVTCQKERSQIQNKARAMQVLAARLQQMKEEEIAEAASDQRKSQVRNMDRSERIRTYNFPENRVSDHRIGYKAHNLDSVLGGDMDDLLKALHDAERAERLEAE
- the rho gene encoding transcription termination factor Rho, encoding MTDTDTTATAGGPENLAALRMAELREIASSKGIRGISAMRKHELIEAIKNGAPAAGSAPARKSRAKKAAAGAADTGSKVKDAKESPSESADRDSSKSADKSDKGNDKRDDANADGREEMSRSQQRRNRRNRARQRDQENQDDRSNDSRDDSDNGNDRGERNDNRNDRGDRGDRKDNRNDRNERGDRNDRNNRNDRNNHDRDNDDDGRGNRNNRRGRNNNRNNDRNNHDDEGRGNRNRRNRRNRRDRRGRDNNGGGHGGQDEIREDDVLQPVAGIVDVLDNKTAFVRTSGYLPGSNDVLVSAQMVRKYGLRKGDAVTGQVRMPRENGSGQVTHGNGRNRRKYNPLVKVETINGLDLEQAKQRPNFAKLTPLYPNRRLRLETEQKILTTRVIDLIMPIGKGQRALIVSPPKAGKTTILQNIANAIATNNPECYMMVVLVDERPEEVTDMQRSVRGEVIASTFDRPPSDHTAVAELAIERAKRLVEQEQDVVVLLDSITRLGRAYNNSSPASGRILSGGVDSNALYPPKRFLGAARNIEEGGSLTIIATAMVETGSAGDTVIFEEFKGTGNAELKLDRKISERRVFPAVDVNPSGTRKDELLLSTEEARIMHKLRRILSALESQAAIDLLIKQLKKTRNNKEFLMQVASSAPMAADVDVDDML
- a CDS encoding L-threonylcarbamoyladenylate synthase, yielding MSRIMDCSTDENRERAIAAAVDAVKAGRLVVMPTDTVYGLGCDAFDNQAVASLLRAKHRGPDMPVPVLVGSWSTIEGLVREYSPAARTLVEAFWPGGLSLVVNQAPSLPWNLGDTAGTVMLRMPLHPIAIEILRRTGPMAVSSANISGQAPATNAVRAKQMLGGEAAVYVDGGEATIGTPSTIVDISTPVPRILREGAVSAAAVAEVLSTTPERLLGQ
- the prmC gene encoding peptide chain release factor N(5)-glutamine methyltransferase, coding for MKPSSPTPAENSSPTLPDSVRTLGELFRYARRTLNDAALASPDADARALFAAAVNAGPADIIFRGDEPYTDEAGRKHLAEMLARRVAREPLQHIIGTAPMMSLELQVGPGVFVPRPETELLAQWAIDRARELVASGVVKPKIVDLCTGSGALALAIADAVPEADVVAVELSERARAWAAKNIETYGNGRVHLVSGDVTDVQLIDDGGELADWVGETDIVVSNPPYVPEDTEVDPEVRADPHSAVFGGDDGLDVIRPMINLVDALVRPGGVIGIEHDDSSGSDVSSLLKETWDYADVEVRRDFAGRDRFTVGRKN
- a CDS encoding MraY family glycosyltransferase, with the translated sequence MSLLAAQSGGAGVPIRELAMLVLVSAAVSYLLTGVVRYVLVRSGWLDAPRTRDVHDIPKPRLGGVAMYSGVVAAIALASVMPALTRGFPPMTPDMRAVVAAASLLLIVGIWDDLFDLDAITKLIGQVAAALLMSFMGVNWYLLYIPFSGGATLILDPIMSTVLTVLFTVALINAFNFVDGIDGLAAGLGMIAAAAILVYSMVMLHDQGGTVSAYPPAMISACLLGACLGFLPHNFEPARIFMGDSGAMMIGLLLAAASVSASGRIAPSMYGTADVIALISPIVVVIAAISVPMLDLLLAVVRRVSQGKSPFSPDKMHIHHRLLSMGHSHRRVVLVLYLWVSVVAYAAVATTVFPFEFVALTFGFLLIVAVIFTLRRRNALADDRSSGARPRRGSGGRQVMGRRRGRRRYNLRP
- the atpB gene encoding F0F1 ATP synthase subunit A; protein product: MRGEFHSPNLQEEYFPGEQFGDFILGGSGDWYAMDRLMIVRLLMAVIVAVFFVVAMRRPKLVPTGLQNVAELMLDFVRIHIAEEILGKKEGRRFLPVLATIFFLVISMNIAAIIPGLNISPNARIGMPLVLALFAYVAFIYAGSKKMGFFKFVKSAVVIPNLPPVLHLIVVPIEIFSNFVLRPVTLTIRLMANMLAGHMVLVLLFGATNFFFWQLNGWTALSGLTLVAAVAFTLFEMLVIFLQAYIFALLSAVYIELSLHADEH
- a CDS encoding ATP synthase F0 subunit C; translated protein: MNDVILSAQDAVQAVDTNAGLKTIGYGLSTLGPGLGIGIVAGKTVEGMARQPEMAGQLRTTMFLGIAFTEALALIGLVAGFVF
- a CDS encoding F0F1 ATP synthase subunit B; translation: MTDFTFLLAAGDLPMGESVDPLLPKTYDIVWSVVPLVVILVLFWKLVLPKFQEVLTEREDRIEGGIERAEAAQAEAKAALEKYNSQLAEARTEAAKIRDEARAQGQRIIADATTKANDESARIIESGEKQLAAQREQVVAELRKEMGQNSINLAERLLGEQLSDDVRNSSTIDNFLSNLDTVAPAGK